In one window of Caenimonas aquaedulcis DNA:
- a CDS encoding cyclase family protein, giving the protein MTRRIIDLSIYLENGVASDPPAFRPHIEYLNHEHTVEQIASFFPGLRKEDLPDGEGWAVEFVRLCTHNGTHLDAPYHFHSTMNGALGQAERSIAIDEVPLDWCFQPGVKLDFRHLPDGHVVTAREVEAELARIGHALQPLEIVVVNTRAGSRYGQADYLSAGVGMGYEATMYLLERGVRLTGTDAWSWDAPFSHTAEKYRQTGDASLVWEGHKAGRDIGYCHLEKLSNLEALPDHGFYVSCFPHKIRGASAGWTRAVAIIDDKLLR; this is encoded by the coding sequence ATGACGCGCCGCATCATCGACCTCTCCATCTATCTCGAGAACGGCGTCGCCAGCGATCCGCCGGCCTTCCGCCCGCACATCGAGTACCTGAACCACGAACACACCGTGGAACAGATCGCGAGCTTTTTCCCGGGCTTGCGCAAGGAAGACCTTCCCGACGGCGAAGGCTGGGCCGTGGAATTCGTGCGGCTGTGCACGCACAACGGCACACACCTCGATGCGCCGTACCACTTCCACAGCACCATGAACGGCGCGCTCGGCCAGGCCGAGCGCTCCATCGCGATCGACGAGGTCCCGCTCGACTGGTGCTTCCAGCCCGGCGTGAAGCTCGACTTCCGTCACCTGCCCGATGGACATGTCGTCACGGCGCGGGAAGTCGAAGCGGAGCTCGCCCGCATCGGCCACGCGCTGCAGCCGCTGGAGATCGTGGTCGTCAACACGCGCGCCGGTTCGCGTTACGGTCAGGCGGATTACCTCTCCGCGGGCGTCGGCATGGGCTACGAGGCGACCATGTACCTGCTCGAGCGCGGCGTGCGCCTGACGGGCACGGACGCCTGGAGCTGGGATGCGCCGTTCTCGCACACCGCAGAGAAGTACAGGCAAACCGGCGATGCCAGCCTGGTGTGGGAAGGCCACAAGGCCGGCCGCGACATCGGCTACTGCCACCTGGAAAAGCTGAGCAATCTCGAAGCATTGCCCGACCACGGGTTCTATGTGTCCTGCTTCCCGCACAAGATCCGCGGCGCCTCGGCAGGCTGGACCCGCGCGGTGGCGATCATCGACGACAAGCTGCTTCGTTGA
- a CDS encoding Bug family tripartite tricarboxylate transporter substrate binding protein, protein MNLPDLRAPRNPSRRAAIATLVAALAWPGAGIAQAFPARPLRVVVPFPAGSSPDVIARFWGERLGKSLGQPVVIDNKPGASTIIGAQAVAAAPADGHTLLYTVNNTTSINPFIYKTLPYKSEDFVPVVRLLSVPYVLVVSANSPVKSLQDLIAAAKAQPGRLNYASYGIGQGTHVAMAWFLNAAGVSMTHVPYKDGGLLDVMAGTVAASFEPSTTAIPQVKAGKLRALAVSGPKRVDALPGIPAVAESVPGFLGDSWQGIFAPRGTPPEAVAKLAALSREIVASEEFRQKLHELGLNPAGGSPADFAAFLADDARAWSKVVADNGIKAE, encoded by the coding sequence CTGGCCTGGCCAGGCGCCGGCATCGCCCAAGCCTTTCCTGCCCGGCCGTTGCGCGTCGTCGTCCCGTTTCCCGCGGGCTCGTCGCCGGACGTGATCGCGCGTTTCTGGGGCGAGCGGCTCGGCAAATCGCTGGGCCAACCCGTCGTCATCGACAACAAGCCCGGCGCGAGCACCATCATCGGCGCGCAGGCCGTCGCCGCCGCGCCGGCCGACGGCCACACGCTGCTCTACACGGTGAACAACACCACCTCGATCAACCCCTTCATCTACAAGACGCTTCCCTACAAGAGCGAGGATTTCGTGCCGGTGGTGCGCCTCCTGTCCGTGCCCTATGTGCTGGTGGTCTCCGCGAACTCGCCGGTCAAGTCGCTGCAGGACTTGATCGCCGCAGCCAAGGCGCAGCCGGGCCGGCTGAACTATGCGAGCTACGGCATCGGGCAGGGCACGCACGTGGCGATGGCGTGGTTCCTCAATGCCGCCGGTGTTTCCATGACGCACGTGCCCTACAAGGACGGCGGGCTCCTGGACGTGATGGCGGGCACCGTCGCTGCATCGTTCGAGCCGAGCACCACGGCGATCCCGCAGGTCAAGGCCGGCAAACTGCGCGCGCTGGCCGTCTCCGGTCCGAAGCGGGTCGACGCGCTGCCGGGCATTCCTGCCGTGGCCGAATCCGTGCCGGGCTTCCTCGGCGACTCGTGGCAGGGCATCTTCGCGCCCCGCGGCACGCCGCCCGAAGCCGTCGCGAAGCTCGCGGCCCTGTCGCGCGAGATCGTCGCGTCGGAGGAGTTCCGCCAGAAGCTGCACGAGCTGGGCCTGAATCCCGCGGGCGGCAGCCCCGCCGACTTCGCGGCCTTCCTCGCGGACGACGCCAGGGCCTGGAGCAAGGTGGTGGCCGACAACGGAATCAAGGCCGAATGA